A window of the Candidatus Aegiribacteria sp. genome harbors these coding sequences:
- a CDS encoding tetratricopeptide repeat protein produces MEKKRESGEVLEHMLLEEVKLEQIAFVDPPDEWDLEFHQKEPYVPPILIEERDFERTDEESASVRYTLLAHHRSFWRMLAKRPLSIRALIVRSNVHIPLAHESIVNCTEEALLFDGLLRNGLCENRSRLSELLGYSRARITQILNLLKLPSGMRKKLLLTDEISEFQLRPLVRIIDPKKQTMMFSHLIGSKLTGRQMALFIDRKKEEKKDTGPDIEELMSEDHSPKESAVNEQADKPESDSQDKDHPGIQTVYVRELIRKVSSMKISEWETSAREAGASDTDIMLLQGVFMLRSGLYDRAIELLEIIIENKPDYAPAFFYLGRCGNLTGDLASAENYLRTALELVPDDPDYLIEFAIVLEKLKRNTEASTFYKRSGLLRKRFSED; encoded by the coding sequence ATGGAGAAGAAAAGGGAATCCGGGGAAGTGCTGGAGCACATGTTGCTTGAGGAGGTAAAACTGGAACAGATTGCTTTCGTGGACCCTCCTGACGAATGGGATCTGGAATTCCATCAGAAGGAACCGTATGTTCCACCAATTCTGATAGAGGAACGTGATTTCGAGAGAACTGATGAAGAAAGTGCTTCTGTGAGATATACTCTTCTTGCTCATCATAGAAGCTTCTGGCGGATGCTCGCAAAGAGGCCCCTTTCAATCAGAGCGCTTATAGTGCGCAGTAACGTGCATATTCCTCTGGCTCATGAATCCATAGTGAATTGCACCGAAGAAGCTCTCCTGTTCGACGGACTGCTCCGAAACGGATTATGCGAGAACAGGAGCAGGCTTTCAGAACTGCTGGGCTATTCAAGAGCTCGAATAACACAGATTCTCAATCTTCTGAAGCTTCCATCCGGAATGCGTAAAAAACTCCTTCTTACTGATGAAATAAGTGAATTTCAGCTGCGACCTCTGGTAAGAATTATCGATCCGAAGAAGCAGACGATGATGTTCTCTCATCTAATAGGAAGCAAGTTGACCGGAAGGCAGATGGCTCTTTTCATAGATAGGAAGAAGGAGGAGAAAAAGGATACAGGCCCTGACATTGAGGAGCTGATGTCTGAAGATCATAGTCCAAAGGAAAGTGCGGTGAATGAACAAGCGGATAAACCCGAATCAGATTCACAGGATAAGGATCATCCCGGCATCCAGACGGTATACGTAAGGGAACTGATACGTAAAGTGAGTTCGATGAAAATTAGTGAGTGGGAGACAAGTGCAAGAGAAGCAGGCGCGTCAGACACGGACATAATGCTTCTGCAGGGAGTATTCATGCTTCGAAGCGGTTTGTATGATCGCGCAATCGAGCTTCTTGAGATAATTATTGAAAACAAACCCGATTACGCTCCTGCTTTCTTTTATCTTGGGAGATGCGGTAATCTGACAGGGGATCTGGCAAGTGCCGAGAACTATCTCAGGACTGCTCTCGAACTTGTACCGGATGATCCGGATTATCTTATTGAATTCGCCATTGTGCTTGAGAAGCTTAAAAGGAATACGGAAGCATCCACTTTCTACAAGAGGTCAGGTTTACTTCGAAAACGATTCAGCGAGGATTAG
- a CDS encoding Ig-like domain-containing protein — protein sequence MKSYILLSYLLILASCARMAAPGGGPEDETPPEIISIEPLPGPGYPELERITIEWSERLDDASVTVFLYPQMSYSLDIQGSRIEIELESPPGEMPLIIHLPPEIQDRQGNDTGIPVDLAYSGADSLPTGIINLSMIRQGGGNIARRTLIELYRYMTDSTGDSVLVRRTVADSLGIADVQWLERGFYRILCYEDPDRSFEWNSEQEAGIDTLVNLSEGEILNIEAVLTVIDTVGPIITEIEALDRYHLQISFNEEVSVTSFSQGQVAIKDTSGTFIDLHGFWLQSGFSGKAVTLETAEIPLEEITVYTSGIFDLMLNPSESDSMTFFGVDSLPADSLRLRSYYPAPGSENVNPAGPYSISFSFWVDIDSLKNRLTLNQISDSTLIEGTLNRIDGRSFEFIPEHQLTGEQQYRFILHPGISTAWGDTLLSSFPWSFSTAWGDEPGLIEGYISGTHAQDLILQISRTGGGSDESRIYKRIQPGQYIVDEIPAGRYTVAAFIDNNGDGEWSSMEAYGTYPGVVLVRPGLITQEVDIEILP from the coding sequence GTGAAGTCATACATCCTGCTATCATATCTGCTGATTCTAGCATCCTGCGCACGAATGGCAGCTCCCGGTGGTGGTCCGGAGGATGAAACACCGCCGGAGATTATTTCCATAGAGCCCCTCCCGGGGCCGGGATATCCTGAACTGGAAAGGATAACCATCGAATGGAGTGAGAGGCTCGATGATGCTTCTGTTACCGTATTCCTTTATCCACAGATGAGTTACAGTCTGGACATTCAAGGTTCCAGAATTGAAATAGAGCTTGAATCACCTCCCGGAGAAATGCCGCTGATAATTCATCTGCCGCCGGAAATACAGGATAGACAAGGTAATGATACTGGAATTCCCGTAGATCTTGCATATAGCGGAGCTGATTCGCTTCCCACTGGAATAATCAATCTGTCAATGATCAGGCAGGGAGGAGGTAATATTGCCCGCAGGACTCTGATCGAACTGTACAGGTACATGACAGACTCAACCGGTGACTCTGTGCTTGTGCGAAGAACCGTTGCCGACTCACTCGGGATAGCTGATGTGCAATGGCTTGAACGGGGATTTTACAGGATTCTCTGTTATGAAGATCCTGACAGGTCTTTTGAGTGGAATTCTGAACAGGAAGCAGGAATTGATACTCTCGTTAACCTGTCAGAAGGTGAGATTCTCAATATTGAAGCTGTATTAACCGTTATCGATACAGTTGGACCCATCATCACAGAAATTGAAGCGCTCGATCGATATCATCTGCAAATTTCTTTTAACGAGGAAGTATCAGTGACGTCTTTCAGCCAGGGACAGGTGGCAATTAAGGACACATCAGGTACTTTCATAGATCTGCACGGTTTCTGGCTGCAAAGCGGCTTTTCCGGAAAAGCCGTCACATTGGAAACCGCTGAAATACCGTTGGAGGAAATTACAGTATACACCTCCGGTATTTTCGATCTCATGCTTAATCCTTCAGAATCGGACTCCATGACCTTCTTCGGGGTTGATTCACTTCCAGCAGACAGTCTGAGACTGCGATCATATTATCCTGCTCCGGGAAGCGAGAATGTGAATCCTGCCGGGCCGTACAGCATATCCTTCAGTTTCTGGGTGGATATTGATTCTCTGAAGAACAGACTTACCCTTAACCAGATATCAGACAGCACATTAATAGAGGGGACATTAAATAGAATTGATGGAAGATCTTTTGAATTCATTCCCGAACATCAGCTCACAGGAGAACAGCAGTACCGCTTTATACTGCATCCAGGGATTTCAACTGCATGGGGTGATACTCTGCTTTCCTCTTTCCCATGGTCATTCTCAACTGCGTGGGGAGATGAGCCGGGTTTAATCGAGGGTTATATCTCAGGTACACATGCCCAGGATCTCATTCTTCAGATAAGCAGAACCGGTGGAGGCAGTGATGAAAGTAGAATTTATAAGCGTATACAACCAGGGCAGTACATTGTTGATGAAATACCGGCCGGACGCTATACGGTAGCTGCATTTATTGATAATAACGGTGATGGAGAATGGAGTTCCATGGAAGCTTATGGTACATATCCGGGAGTGGTTCTTGTACGACCCGGCCTGATAACTCAGGAGGTTGATATTGAGATTCTCCCCTGA
- a CDS encoding 4Fe-4S binding protein, translating to MRFSPERSFDQSECTGCGICEKVCPSGAIEIQNGHPFFRIDECIACGHCGVYCPANCYGLDHVPESEDICSSEKYLKLLEARRSIRYFSAITPSDEEIGNVLSVLSQSPTGVNKQDISVRVVRGAEAVEGLLRPVKKLLRILDCTGISFLIGKLTGMSEYLRKMREGRDVIFRGAPVVLFFHVPRSNITWRTDGIIAATTVMHHAVTLGYGTLWNGIAEKLYQLLPSWNSSDTRGTRLTAVLCMGYPEITPEWKAPPRNYTVKWC from the coding sequence TTGAGATTCTCCCCTGAACGGTCATTTGATCAGTCTGAATGCACAGGATGCGGAATCTGTGAGAAAGTATGTCCTTCTGGCGCAATTGAAATCCAGAATGGACATCCATTCTTTAGAATCGATGAATGTATTGCCTGCGGTCATTGCGGTGTTTACTGTCCTGCAAACTGTTATGGATTGGATCATGTTCCTGAATCTGAAGATATCTGCTCATCGGAGAAATATCTGAAGCTTCTGGAAGCAAGACGTTCTATCAGGTATTTCTCGGCTATAACCCCATCGGATGAAGAAATAGGTAATGTACTTTCTGTATTGTCTCAATCTCCCACCGGCGTAAACAAGCAGGATATCAGTGTCCGGGTTGTTCGAGGAGCCGAAGCTGTAGAAGGACTCCTCAGACCGGTGAAAAAGTTATTGAGAATACTTGACTGTACCGGAATATCGTTCCTGATCGGAAAGCTGACCGGAATGTCTGAATACCTGAGGAAAATGAGAGAGGGAAGGGATGTCATATTTCGGGGAGCTCCTGTCGTGCTTTTCTTTCATGTTCCCAGAAGTAATATCACGTGGCGTACGGATGGCATTATTGCCGCTACAACAGTCATGCATCACGCGGTTACGTTGGGTTATGGCACATTATGGAACGGTATAGCTGAAAAACTCTATCAATTACTTCCCTCATGGAATTCCAGCGATACAAGGGGAACAAGACTGACAGCCGTTCTGTGTATGGGGTATCCCGAAATTACTCCTGAATGGAAAGCTCCCCCAAGGAATTACACTGTTAAATGGTGTTGA
- the miaA gene encoding tRNA (adenosine(37)-N6)-dimethylallyltransferase MiaA, translating to MADDSLTPVLTGCTASGKTSILLELSSRHSIEIINADSRQVYRGMDIGTAKPSLEEQSQLRHHLLDQIDPDEVFSAGMFADKARELIIQIGAGGSVPVIAGGTALYILALTGFLDEMPPRCDEIREGLKLIENERPGFLNEILQRVDPELADKIGESDKRRQERALEVYFQSGKPPSSFRKGGNPSERKRFLIAGISIPRDEHRRRIRRRAMKMMDAGLIEEVEALLSAGWGRNSALGRTIGYSEVLAFLDGSISTEDEIIEAISINTWRLVRRQKNMFRRIEGINWMEDNPDLIDEFLFAEGGS from the coding sequence TTGGCAGATGATTCTTTAACTCCTGTTCTGACTGGATGCACAGCTTCAGGGAAAACCAGTATTCTGCTGGAACTGTCAAGCAGGCACAGCATTGAGATCATTAACGCTGATTCCAGACAGGTTTACAGGGGAATGGATATCGGCACTGCTAAACCATCACTTGAAGAGCAATCTCAGCTAAGGCATCATTTGCTGGATCAGATCGATCCGGATGAGGTTTTCTCTGCCGGAATGTTTGCCGACAAAGCCAGGGAACTTATCATTCAGATAGGCGCAGGAGGATCAGTTCCTGTAATAGCAGGTGGAACTGCGCTGTATATCCTTGCTCTGACCGGCTTCCTCGATGAAATGCCGCCCAGGTGTGATGAGATCAGAGAAGGCCTGAAATTGATTGAAAATGAGAGACCCGGTTTTCTAAACGAAATTCTCCAGCGAGTTGACCCGGAGCTTGCGGATAAAATTGGAGAAAGCGATAAAAGAAGACAGGAGAGAGCACTGGAGGTTTATTTTCAGAGTGGAAAACCACCATCATCCTTCAGAAAAGGCGGGAATCCCTCAGAAAGGAAGAGGTTTCTTATAGCAGGGATCTCCATTCCGCGTGATGAACACAGACGGAGGATCCGGAGAAGAGCAATGAAAATGATGGATGCTGGATTGATAGAAGAAGTGGAAGCTTTACTGAGTGCCGGATGGGGAAGGAACAGTGCTCTTGGCAGGACAATTGGATACAGTGAAGTACTCGCATTCCTGGATGGAAGTATTTCAACAGAAGATGAGATTATTGAAGCCATTTCCATCAATACATGGCGCCTGGTACGAAGACAGAAGAACATGTTCAGAAGAATTGAAGGAATAAACTGGATGGAAGATAATCCGGATTTAATAGATGAATTCCTATTTGCTGAAGGGGGATCGTAA
- the mutL gene encoding DNA mismatch repair endonuclease MutL — MQASIRVLSDSVINLISAGEVVERPASVVKELLENALDAGATLITVELEQGGRKSITVRDNGSGMNRHDLLLSVQRHATSKITLQSDLDSLMTLGFRGEALPSIAAVTHFSILTSDGSEGWKLRMDGGELRDVSSAARTRGTTITASGLFYNQPARRRFLRRQSTELSWVEKYLTGCSLARTDVSFRFIHNAREVFYLTAGQSIPARLRARYGIPGENRYVESKGSSGKTDVELIWFPDNRWNRKTHQYILVNGRLVYTGLVSGPIDSVLAGPAGYPLLFCSVTLPPSEVDVNVHPAKREVRFREPSTVRSAVESALGDLLDSRKKAMLSPAPSGYSISSIRAAKTDRRSEDLFRTAMEVQAPLQTEAYDRSESSFPIVQIGRSYLVTSTETGIALIDQHAAHERILFETVMNSIRNDSESGQQKLLLPENVKLDGEELDHLEEYRVVLNRSGFEYHIEDDTLILTAVPPGTFHGISALREILRSLQDPENEDMPLQERVAAAAACAGAVKFGDSLSPIETRHLVDQLFSTSDPFHCPHGRPTLIEISFEDLEEKFGR; from the coding sequence ATGCAGGCTAGTATACGTGTTCTCAGCGACAGTGTTATCAACCTTATATCAGCCGGTGAAGTTGTAGAGCGGCCTGCTTCTGTAGTCAAGGAGCTTCTTGAGAATGCGCTGGATGCAGGAGCAACTTTAATAACCGTAGAGCTTGAACAGGGTGGAAGAAAATCAATCACCGTTCGGGATAACGGCTCAGGAATGAACAGGCATGATCTTCTGTTATCAGTTCAACGACACGCTACCAGTAAAATTACTTTGCAGAGTGATCTTGATAGTTTGATGACACTGGGATTCAGGGGCGAAGCCCTTCCAAGCATTGCGGCAGTAACTCATTTCTCAATACTTACGTCTGATGGTTCTGAAGGCTGGAAACTTAGAATGGACGGCGGTGAACTCCGCGATGTATCTTCGGCTGCAAGAACCAGGGGAACGACTATTACCGCCTCAGGACTCTTTTATAATCAACCGGCAAGAAGGCGATTCCTCAGAAGACAGTCAACTGAACTGTCCTGGGTGGAGAAATATCTCACGGGTTGCTCACTGGCAAGAACGGACGTCTCGTTCAGATTCATTCATAATGCAAGAGAAGTGTTTTATCTTACAGCGGGGCAGTCTATTCCGGCAAGACTGCGCGCAAGATACGGTATTCCGGGTGAGAACCGTTACGTTGAATCAAAAGGCAGTTCCGGGAAAACAGATGTTGAACTGATCTGGTTTCCGGATAACCGGTGGAACAGAAAAACTCATCAGTACATTCTTGTTAACGGAAGGCTTGTTTATACAGGTCTGGTATCAGGGCCGATTGACTCTGTGCTTGCGGGGCCTGCTGGATATCCGCTGCTGTTCTGCAGCGTTACGCTTCCACCTTCTGAAGTGGATGTGAACGTGCATCCGGCAAAAAGGGAAGTCAGGTTCAGAGAGCCTTCAACTGTCAGGTCAGCGGTTGAATCTGCGCTTGGTGATCTTCTTGATTCCCGAAAGAAGGCGATGCTGTCACCGGCACCCTCAGGATACAGTATATCGTCCATTAGAGCTGCGAAGACTGATAGACGGTCTGAGGACCTGTTCAGAACGGCTATGGAGGTTCAGGCGCCACTGCAGACTGAAGCGTATGACAGATCCGAATCCTCCTTTCCAATCGTACAGATAGGCAGGTCATACCTGGTCACATCGACCGAAACAGGTATTGCTCTCATAGACCAGCATGCAGCACACGAACGAATACTCTTCGAGACAGTAATGAATTCTATCAGGAATGACTCTGAATCCGGTCAGCAGAAATTACTCCTGCCTGAGAATGTGAAGCTTGATGGAGAGGAACTTGACCATCTGGAAGAGTATAGAGTTGTTTTGAACAGATCCGGATTCGAATACCATATTGAAGATGATACACTCATTTTAACCGCAGTTCCTCCTGGTACATTTCACGGTATCAGTGCTCTTCGGGAAATTCTCAGATCTCTTCAGGATCCGGAAAATGAAGATATGCCCCTGCAGGAGCGTGTTGCAGCGGCTGCGGCCTGTGCAGGAGCTGTTAAGTTCGGCGATTCCCTTTCTCCAATTGAAACAAGACATCTTGTGGATCAGCTGTTTTCAACATCCGATCCCTTTCACTGTCCACACGGCAGGCCTACACTTATCGAGATTTCCTTTGAAGATCTGGAGGAAAAATTTGGCAGATGA